In a single window of the Bos taurus isolate L1 Dominette 01449 registration number 42190680 breed Hereford chromosome 23, ARS-UCD2.0, whole genome shotgun sequence genome:
- the MRPL14 gene encoding large ribosomal subunit protein uL14m isoform X1: protein MKVGAVEFLGTDTQMSLVCRRGGSGRCSLIQSGLEEVCLEPGLLSWAEELPSWDPMAFSSGLWGPCVHMSRAFSQRCFSTTGSLGAIQKMTRVRVVDNSALGNTPYHRPPRCIHVYNKNGVGKVGDRILLAIKGQKKKALIVGHRMPGPTMTPRFDSNNVVLIEDNGNPVGTRIKTPIPTSLRQREGEFSKVLAIAQNFV from the exons ATGAAAGTTGGAGCCGTGGAGTTCCTTGGCACAGACACCCAGATGTCCTTGGTGTGCAGGAGGGGCGGCAGTGGACGCTGCAGCCTCATACAGAGCGGCTTGGAGGAGGTGTGTTTGGAGCCAGGGCTGCTGAGTTGGGCAGAG GAGTTGCCATCTTGGGATCCCATGGCTTTTTCTAGCGGGCTCTGGGGCCCCTGTGTCCACATGAGCAGAGCATTCAGCCAGCGCTGTTTCAG CACCACCGGCAGCCTTGGCGCAATTCAGAAGATGACGCGGGTGCGTGTGGTGGACAACAGCGCCCTGGGAAACACTCCTTACCATCGCCCTCCTCGCTGCATCCACGTCTATAACAAGAACGGCGTGGGCAAGGTGGGTGACCGGATCCTGCTGGCCATCAAGGGGCAGAAGAAAAAGGCGCTCATCGTGGGGCATCGCATGCCTGGCCCCACAATGACCCCCAGGTTTGACTCCAACAACGTGGTCCTCATCGAGGACAACGGGAACCCGGTGGGGACCCGAATCAAGACACCCATCCCCACCAGCCTCCGCCAGAGGGAAGGCGAGTTTTCCAAGGTGCTGGCCATCGCTCAGAACTTCGTGTGA
- the MRPL14 gene encoding large ribosomal subunit protein uL14m precursor: MAFSSGLWGPCVHMSRAFSQRCFSTTGSLGAIQKMTRVRVVDNSALGNTPYHRPPRCIHVYNKNGVGKVGDRILLAIKGQKKKALIVGHRMPGPTMTPRFDSNNVVLIEDNGNPVGTRIKTPIPTSLRQREGEFSKVLAIAQNFV; the protein is encoded by the exons ATGGCTTTTTCTAGCGGGCTCTGGGGCCCCTGTGTCCACATGAGCAGAGCATTCAGCCAGCGCTGTTTCAG CACCACCGGCAGCCTTGGCGCAATTCAGAAGATGACGCGGGTGCGTGTGGTGGACAACAGCGCCCTGGGAAACACTCCTTACCATCGCCCTCCTCGCTGCATCCACGTCTATAACAAGAACGGCGTGGGCAAGGTGGGTGACCGGATCCTGCTGGCCATCAAGGGGCAGAAGAAAAAGGCGCTCATCGTGGGGCATCGCATGCCTGGCCCCACAATGACCCCCAGGTTTGACTCCAACAACGTGGTCCTCATCGAGGACAACGGGAACCCGGTGGGGACCCGAATCAAGACACCCATCCCCACCAGCCTCCGCCAGAGGGAAGGCGAGTTTTCCAAGGTGCTGGCCATCGCTCAGAACTTCGTGTGA